The following are from one region of the Paenibacillus sp. KS-LC4 genome:
- a CDS encoding glycerate kinase, which translates to MKDTTFVLAPDSFKESMTAKEVCIAMEKGLRKVYPTARYIHVPMADGGEGTVQSLVDASGGTIHYKEVSGPLGHPVAAAYGILGDGVTAVIEMASASGIHLVDKQTRNPLCTTTYGTGELVQACLDQGIRKIIIGIGGSATNDGGAGMAEALGAKFLDAEGHVLARGGGALDRLARIDVSNMDERLREVQFIVACDVTNPLCGKHGASQVFGPQKGATPEMVQRLDAALSHYADVVKQQLHKDVRDLPGAGAAGGLGAGLMIFTQAVLRKGIEIVIEYSGLRNHLTEADIVFTGEGGIDFQTKFGKTPYGVAQAAKEAGKPVIAIAGFIGEGIETLYAEGIDAVFGIAPGASDLEQLLKEGPGNVERTSENIARVLKLGLFADRR; encoded by the coding sequence ATGAAGGATACGACATTTGTGCTGGCTCCAGATTCATTCAAGGAAAGCATGACGGCTAAAGAGGTATGTATCGCAATGGAGAAAGGTCTGCGGAAAGTTTATCCAACGGCCCGTTATATTCATGTTCCAATGGCCGACGGAGGGGAAGGGACGGTGCAATCCCTTGTGGATGCGTCTGGCGGTACGATTCATTATAAAGAAGTAAGCGGGCCGCTTGGTCATCCTGTAGCCGCAGCATATGGCATTCTGGGGGATGGTGTAACGGCGGTCATCGAGATGGCATCGGCCAGCGGCATTCATCTGGTGGACAAGCAGACGAGAAATCCGCTTTGCACGACTACCTATGGAACGGGTGAATTGGTTCAAGCATGCTTGGATCAAGGTATCCGCAAAATCATCATTGGAATTGGCGGCAGCGCGACCAATGATGGAGGCGCAGGCATGGCCGAAGCGCTTGGTGCCAAGTTTCTTGATGCCGAGGGGCATGTGCTTGCCCGTGGAGGCGGGGCCTTAGACCGATTAGCCCGTATTGATGTGTCGAATATGGACGAGCGCTTGCGAGAGGTGCAATTTATTGTTGCCTGCGATGTAACGAATCCGTTATGCGGGAAGCATGGCGCTTCGCAGGTTTTTGGCCCACAGAAGGGAGCGACGCCAGAAATGGTGCAGCGGCTGGACGCGGCCCTGTCCCATTATGCAGATGTCGTGAAGCAGCAGCTGCATAAGGATGTACGGGATTTGCCGGGTGCGGGTGCAGCTGGTGGATTGGGCGCAGGGCTGATGATTTTCACTCAGGCAGTTTTACGCAAGGGTATCGAAATTGTTATTGAATATTCGGGACTGCGAAATCACCTGACTGAGGCGGATATCGTATTTACGGGTGAAGGCGGCATTGATTTTCAAACGAAATTTGGCAAAACGCCATATGGTGTGGCGCAGGCAGCCAAGGAAGCGGGCAAGCCGGTCATTGCAATCGCTGGCTTCATTGGCGAAGGTATCGAAACGTTATACGCAGAAGGCATTGATGCCGTATTCGGCATTGCACCTGGGGCGTCTGATTTGGAGCAGCTTCTGAAGGAAGGGCCGGGCAACGTGGAGCGCACTTCCGAGAACATTGCGAGGGTGCTTAAATTAGGTCTGTTTGCGGATAGACGGTAA
- a CDS encoding nitroreductase produces MSHSIEHIIRERRTIKSFTDQPLSKQTLLDLLNAAVWAPYHSSEEPWRFIIFMNEDRRKFADAVLATYTEDELARFGEGVMKEYCLETPVHLLVVIKQDKSEVRREEALLAAATLIQNLQLLAWEQRIGFVWKTNEYNREDDFHRSVGIQPDEKLVGTLHMGYLNENKIPQARKRKSAGDLITWHDGSEKNNL; encoded by the coding sequence ATGAGCCATTCTATCGAGCATATCATTCGGGAACGTCGAACCATTAAGTCATTCACAGATCAGCCCTTGTCGAAGCAGACGTTGTTGGATTTGCTGAATGCAGCGGTATGGGCGCCTTATCATTCAAGTGAGGAGCCCTGGCGGTTTATTATTTTTATGAATGAGGATCGTCGCAAGTTTGCCGATGCTGTCCTAGCCACTTACACAGAGGATGAGCTGGCGCGTTTTGGTGAGGGAGTAATGAAGGAATATTGCTTGGAGACTCCTGTCCATCTGCTCGTCGTTATTAAACAAGATAAATCCGAAGTCAGACGGGAAGAGGCGCTGCTTGCAGCCGCCACCTTGATTCAAAATTTACAGTTGCTGGCCTGGGAACAGCGGATTGGCTTTGTGTGGAAGACGAATGAATACAATCGGGAAGACGATTTTCATCGCAGCGTTGGCATACAGCCGGATGAGAAGCTTGTCGGCACCCTGCACATGGGCTATTTGAACGAGAATAAAATTCCGCAAGCAAGGAAACGAAAATCAGCAGGTGACCTCATTACCTGGCATGACGGTTCAGAGAAGAACAATCTATAA
- a CDS encoding iron-siderophore ABC transporter substrate-binding protein: MRMRIIITLERDGTMKRARKWGFAAIMLSLLLVAACGAKEDNTVNSPTAKADAAEQPLRVVATTVTYPDFLYSLGVTPVAAENANAEFPSYLNGAFDAVPKLGGVLNLEGILAAAPDLIIGANWRDAKNVDQLNKIAKTVLLPDRDNWRDELRDMGEALNKKEQAEQVIADYEEKIKQAKESLKPLVGEETFMYMRIIGKDSYVMGPLASRGKVIHGELGLHSVPTFPKDEESIAISLEMLPELNPDHIILQVEAGDDAASAQKIYEDMKSNAVWMGLKAVKENHVYLVGDKDWMNFSFSPVATLNAVNEIVETIKQQNGNK, encoded by the coding sequence ATGAGAATGAGAATTATTATTACGCTTGAGAGGGATGGAACAATGAAACGCGCACGAAAATGGGGTTTTGCAGCGATCATGCTATCACTGCTGCTTGTAGCTGCTTGTGGAGCTAAGGAGGATAACACTGTAAATAGTCCAACTGCGAAGGCCGATGCAGCCGAGCAACCGCTTCGGGTAGTGGCGACTACGGTAACCTATCCAGATTTCTTATATTCGCTAGGTGTCACGCCAGTAGCTGCTGAAAACGCAAATGCCGAATTTCCAAGCTACTTGAACGGGGCATTCGATGCTGTACCTAAGCTGGGCGGCGTTCTTAACCTGGAAGGTATTTTGGCGGCAGCGCCTGATCTTATTATCGGAGCAAATTGGCGGGATGCAAAAAATGTGGATCAGTTAAATAAAATTGCAAAAACGGTTTTGCTCCCTGATCGTGACAACTGGCGCGATGAATTGCGCGATATGGGCGAAGCGCTTAATAAGAAGGAGCAGGCCGAGCAGGTTATTGCGGATTATGAGGAGAAAATTAAACAAGCCAAGGAAAGTCTAAAGCCTCTAGTCGGAGAGGAAACGTTTATGTATATGCGGATTATTGGCAAAGACAGCTACGTTATGGGACCTCTAGCAAGCCGCGGCAAAGTGATTCATGGGGAATTGGGGCTGCATTCAGTACCCACTTTCCCTAAGGATGAAGAGAGCATCGCTATATCGTTAGAAATGCTGCCTGAGCTAAACCCTGATCATATTATTCTACAGGTAGAAGCTGGAGATGATGCAGCAAGCGCGCAAAAAATATATGAAGATATGAAAAGCAATGCGGTATGGATGGGCCTTAAAGCTGTGAAAGAAAATCATGTCTACCTCGTCGGAGATAAAGACTGGATGAACTTCAGCTTCTCCCCCGTAGCTACATTGAACGCAGTAAATGAAATTGTCGAGACGATTAAACAGCAGAATGGAAATAAATAA
- a CDS encoding helix-turn-helix domain-containing protein, protein MSGKNVPFQDLFVTMTKVAKHAVPVGGLVLIPSKNEHQLLFVLGGTAKVQVDHKHRQPLLAADTHFIIKPGQSLRIANSGSHLLDIRIIACEVVQLSRAEYKLSAASVKSFSYFQYETVSHTPRSLRAMVQKLQEPSTFVDLQHQLENQFLFQKLIYLLMESHASQTDADPRHAVERSIEYLKLHYDEAITIEQLASIAQLSRRWYTTLFKEMTGENPSDYLIRLRMDKAKELLTMSKESLYAIARKVGFEDEHYFSRRFKQKVGVAPRFYLHNRRILGTTVTHPELMYLLGTIPIAAFPPDQEFPSYLLEAFKQVPKLNNSQHFEPENFKPFKPDVILAAEWKDYENYEALSRVAPTFLLPSHDDWRDELTDVGEILDKKQQAHRFIRWYDDKRDEAREQLKLLTINETVAYVRMTAEGLIVFGNHSSRGKILYTELGFIPPEQTLLHSDGKIMSVEQLAALGADHIILQMGEHADSSREALLQRPEWRKFIKASTSQVYTVGHREWYNFSFSPLSTGFAMQHMLQMFERGGVR, encoded by the coding sequence ATGTCCGGCAAAAATGTTCCGTTCCAGGATCTGTTCGTGACGATGACCAAAGTAGCAAAGCATGCCGTCCCAGTAGGAGGGCTAGTCCTTATTCCATCGAAAAATGAGCACCAGCTGTTATTTGTGCTAGGCGGCACAGCGAAGGTCCAAGTGGATCATAAGCACCGTCAGCCTCTTTTGGCAGCCGATACTCATTTCATCATAAAGCCGGGACAGTCGTTGCGGATAGCGAATTCAGGCAGTCATTTATTGGACATCCGCATCATTGCATGTGAGGTTGTTCAGCTTAGCCGGGCGGAGTATAAGCTTTCAGCAGCGTCCGTCAAGAGCTTTTCTTATTTTCAATATGAGACCGTATCGCATACTCCTCGTTCACTCCGGGCTATGGTGCAGAAGCTTCAAGAGCCTTCTACTTTCGTAGATTTGCAGCACCAGCTTGAAAATCAGTTTCTATTTCAGAAGCTTATCTATCTGTTGATGGAATCTCATGCTTCGCAAACCGATGCTGACCCTCGCCATGCCGTCGAGCGCTCCATCGAATATTTAAAGCTTCATTACGATGAAGCTATTACAATTGAACAATTGGCTAGCATCGCGCAGCTCAGCAGACGCTGGTATACAACATTGTTTAAGGAAATGACCGGTGAAAATCCGAGCGATTATTTAATTAGGCTACGTATGGATAAAGCCAAGGAATTGCTCACCATGTCCAAAGAAAGCTTGTACGCCATCGCCCGTAAAGTCGGCTTTGAGGATGAGCATTATTTTAGTAGAAGGTTTAAGCAAAAGGTTGGTGTCGCTCCCCGCTTTTATTTGCATAATCGCCGTATTCTGGGGACGACGGTCACTCATCCCGAGTTGATGTATTTGCTAGGGACTATTCCCATCGCTGCGTTTCCACCTGATCAGGAGTTTCCTAGTTATTTGCTGGAGGCATTCAAGCAAGTGCCCAAGCTGAATAACAGCCAGCACTTCGAGCCTGAAAATTTCAAACCATTCAAGCCCGATGTCATATTGGCTGCGGAATGGAAGGATTATGAAAACTATGAGGCTCTAAGCCGAGTTGCCCCTACCTTCCTGCTGCCAAGCCATGATGATTGGCGGGATGAGCTGACCGATGTGGGCGAGATTTTGGATAAAAAGCAGCAGGCCCATCGTTTTATTCGCTGGTATGATGACAAGCGCGACGAAGCTCGTGAGCAGCTAAAGCTGCTGACAATTAATGAAACGGTCGCTTATGTGCGTATGACCGCGGAAGGCCTCATCGTATTCGGCAATCACTCATCGAGAGGAAAAATACTATATACCGAGCTTGGTTTCATTCCACCTGAACAAACATTGCTGCATAGCGATGGTAAAATCATGTCTGTTGAACAATTAGCTGCGCTAGGAGCCGATCACATCATTTTACAAATGGGTGAGCATGCTGACAGCAGCCGGGAAGCTTTATTGCAGCGGCCTGAATGGAGAAAATTTATAAAAGCCTCTACAAGTCAGGTCTACACCGTTGGGCACCGTGAATGGTACAATTTCTCCTTCTCTCCCTTATCTACCGGCTTCGCCATGCAGCATATGCTGCAAATGTTTGAGCGCGGCGGCGTTCGCTAA
- a CDS encoding ribosomal-processing cysteine protease Prp, with protein sequence MEHDDINIRMDRQREILAEEHRDPFVITFFTFANQEIYGFIAKGSTGFSKYGLDIIAAAVSTLTINAVNSINEFTDDRPEVDMGRNYMKCIILEKVSRDSQILLRSLRLGMEDIQRSYGEQYLVIEEIRVEKNGIDIVGEETR encoded by the coding sequence ATGGAGCATGATGATATCAACATAAGAATGGATAGACAAAGGGAGATATTAGCAGAGGAACATAGAGATCCTTTCGTAATAACCTTTTTCACCTTCGCCAATCAGGAAATTTATGGTTTTATAGCTAAGGGCAGCACGGGGTTTTCCAAATATGGCTTAGATATTATTGCAGCTGCCGTGTCCACGCTGACCATTAATGCCGTTAATTCTATCAATGAATTTACAGATGACCGTCCTGAGGTAGACATGGGCAGGAACTATATGAAATGCATCATTCTTGAAAAAGTAAGCCGAGATTCGCAAATTTTATTACGGTCACTCCGGCTAGGCATGGAAGACATTCAGCGTTCCTATGGCGAGCAATATTTAGTTATTGAGGAAATCAGGGTGGAGAAGAATGGAATAGATATAGTCGGGGAGGAAACCAGATGA
- a CDS encoding isochorismatase family protein: MKQALIVIDVQEVFFDLPENYLYQKEDLVLRINQWIAAARSADVPVIFIQHTVYDNVNSPLYVDSPGWQLNHGLDMKPEDTVIRKTTWDSFHNTELSVLLEDNSIEQLIFAGAQTEFCLDTTIRAAYSRGYKSNILAKNSHSTLANAVLTASQIIEHHEQIWNGRFATIRGLDEHVF, from the coding sequence ATGAAGCAAGCATTAATCGTTATTGATGTGCAGGAGGTTTTTTTTGACTTGCCAGAAAATTACCTATACCAGAAAGAGGACTTGGTGCTCCGTATTAACCAATGGATTGCGGCTGCTCGCAGTGCAGATGTTCCAGTGATTTTCATCCAGCATACCGTATATGACAACGTAAATAGCCCACTCTACGTAGATTCACCCGGCTGGCAGCTCAACCACGGGCTAGATATGAAGCCAGAGGATACCGTCATCCGAAAAACAACATGGGATTCGTTCCACAACACCGAATTGTCCGTTTTATTGGAGGATAACTCGATTGAACAGCTAATTTTTGCTGGAGCACAAACCGAATTTTGCTTGGATACAACGATACGCGCTGCGTACAGCCGTGGCTATAAGTCTAATATTTTGGCGAAAAATAGCCATAGCACCCTTGCGAATGCGGTTCTGACGGCATCTCAAATTATTGAGCACCACGAGCAAATTTGGAATGGAAGGTTTGCTACGATTCGCGGCTTGGATGAGCATGTATTTTAA
- a CDS encoding MBL fold metallo-hydrolase, translating into MEVPLIAISIQHIRHATLLITINGKKILIDPMLSDIGELPPVPFTRTLRRNPLTPLPVPLSFFEDIDAVLLTHRHFDHMDKKAISVLHKRLPVFCQPEDQTFLQNAGFLNVQVIGSSLEWGGIQLKRVKGQHAHGVFTKPLGPVSGFILSTTAEGSIYLVSDCVYTPAIEETFREKQPDIAILHTARAQLLLGTIITMTAEDILRIRKVSPATKLVAVHMDAISHCTLKRQQLRSFLKEQGLENAAIIPEDGEVIAF; encoded by the coding sequence ATGGAGGTGCCTCTCATCGCAATTTCAATTCAACATATTCGCCACGCGACATTGCTCATCACGATAAACGGCAAAAAAATACTTATTGATCCGATGTTAAGCGACATAGGCGAGCTTCCGCCCGTTCCTTTCACTCGGACTTTGCGCAGAAACCCGCTAACCCCTCTGCCCGTTCCGCTTTCTTTTTTTGAGGATATAGATGCTGTATTGTTAACCCATCGACATTTTGATCATATGGATAAAAAAGCAATCTCGGTGTTACACAAGCGGCTCCCCGTATTTTGTCAGCCAGAGGATCAGACCTTCTTGCAGAACGCTGGCTTCCTCAACGTACAAGTCATTGGCAGCTCATTGGAATGGGGCGGTATACAGCTGAAACGAGTGAAAGGGCAGCACGCCCACGGTGTTTTCACCAAGCCGCTCGGCCCTGTATCCGGGTTCATTCTAAGCACAACGGCAGAGGGTTCTATATATTTGGTCAGCGATTGCGTCTATACGCCTGCGATTGAAGAGACATTCAGAGAGAAGCAGCCAGATATTGCGATTTTACATACCGCTCGCGCACAGCTGCTATTGGGAACCATTATTACGATGACGGCGGAAGATATCCTGCGTATTCGCAAGGTTTCGCCAGCAACGAAGCTCGTCGCTGTTCACATGGATGCGATTAGCCATTGTACACTTAAGCGCCAGCAGCTTAGAAGCTTCCTAAAGGAGCAAGGGTTGGAAAATGCCGCGATCATTCCTGAGGATGGAGAGGTCATTGCCTTCTAG